The genomic window TTCCTATGAGCGGGTACATCTATTAAGCCTCCATCGTCATCAATATGGGTCTTATCGTAAGGAATTCGGCTCTGCTGAATTCCGACTTAATAGAACATCGAACCTCTAACTTCGAATTTCGAACTAAGGTAGGACTTTCGCCGCAACTTTGGCCACTCTTGGGTCAAACTGACTGCCGGAGTTTTTTATAAGTATGTCCCTGGCTTCGGTAGTACTTCTCTGCCGCTGGTAAGGCCTCAAGGAAGTCATGGCATCGTATGCATCGGCTACCGCCATGATTCTGGCACCGAAGGGAATGCTTTCACCTGTCAGGCCGTCGGGGTATCCGGCTCCGTCATACCGCTCATGATGGCCACCAGCAATGACCACCAGGTCCTTTAAGGAGTTGACCATGCTCATGATTTCCATGGTGTACACGGGGTGTCTTTTCATGAGCTTGAATTCATCGATTGTGAGGCGGCCGGGTTTATCCAGGATACTTCGGGGAACGGCCACCTTCCCTGCATCATGCAGGTATCCGGCCACTTTGAGTCTTTCGGCTTGCCCCTCCGGCAAATCTAAGGCTTTCGCCAGGATATATGTATATTCCGCCACGCGCTCCGAGTGGCCCGCGGTATAGCTGTGCTTGGCGTCTATTACCTCTGCAAATACTTTTATGATTTCATCGGTTTCGGTCCTGCACGAGGTCATATCCATAAAGGGCAGATTTTGCAAAGTTTTCGGCACTATATCCGATATCTTTTTTTCATCCATGATTTCATTGAAAAAGTCATCTTCTTCAATAGTAGCTACCATCAGCTCGTATATGAGGTCAGAGAACTCCGTCCCCCTTCGGGCAGACAGCGAAGTCTTCATCCCGTTCAAACTGAGCGGGGGTTTAACTCTGGCAAGGATGTCAAAAGTGTCACAAATCCGGAGTATCTGCCCTCCCAGGTTTATGTCATTTCCGGCAAGTCCCCGGGGGTAACCGCTGCCATCCCACTGTTCATGGTGGTCCCGGATCATTTCTGCAGCCATAAAGAGAGGACCTATTTGCTTCACAATTTGTGCGCTCTTTCCGGGATGATGGAAGAGGATAGGATTCGTGAAATGTTCTTTTATGTTGGTATAGTGCACCACATGGTCCGGCAGGGATATGGCGCCGATATCGTGAAGGAGGCCAGCATAAAAGATCTGGGTCCTGTATTCGGGGAGTATTTTTTGGGCAAGTTTCTCGGCTAAAATCGCCACACGCCATGCATGAAACAGTTTCCTGTTTTCATCCAGGTCCATCATGAGAGACAGTGCTGTTATTAGCTCTGAAAAAAATTGAGTCTTAGATTCCATTTTATTCCTCCATGTATTTTGCAAAAAGCTGCAGTAAAAGACCAATTTATGCAGGTTTT from Biomaibacter acetigenes includes these protein-coding regions:
- a CDS encoding HD-GYP domain-containing protein, with the translated sequence MESKTQFFSELITALSLMMDLDENRKLFHAWRVAILAEKLAQKILPEYRTQIFYAGLLHDIGAISLPDHVVHYTNIKEHFTNPILFHHPGKSAQIVKQIGPLFMAAEMIRDHHEQWDGSGYPRGLAGNDINLGGQILRICDTFDILARVKPPLSLNGMKTSLSARRGTEFSDLIYELMVATIEEDDFFNEIMDEKKISDIVPKTLQNLPFMDMTSCRTETDEIIKVFAEVIDAKHSYTAGHSERVAEYTYILAKALDLPEGQAERLKVAGYLHDAGKVAVPRSILDKPGRLTIDEFKLMKRHPVYTMEIMSMVNSLKDLVVIAGGHHERYDGAGYPDGLTGESIPFGARIMAVADAYDAMTSLRPYQRQRSTTEARDILIKNSGSQFDPRVAKVAAKVLP